The proteins below are encoded in one region of Candidatus Saganbacteria bacterium:
- a CDS encoding GIY-YIG nuclease family protein — protein MPYFLYIIECKNKALYTGITTDVKRRFNEHKTGKGGHYTSYNPALKIRYHEACKNRSKALKREAQIKRWSRTKKLALIKKDKKIPKASSKRK, from the coding sequence ATGCCATACTTCCTCTACATCATCGAATGCAAAAATAAAGCTCTTTATACCGGCATCACGACCGATGTCAAAAGGCGGTTTAACGAGCACAAGACGGGAAAAGGCGGACATTACACTTCGTATAACCCGGCTTTAAAGATCCGTTATCATGAAGCTTGCAAAAACCGCAGTAAAGCCTTAAAAAGAGAGGCGCAGATAAAAAGGTGGTCGAGAACGAAAAAATTAGCTTTGATAAAAAAGGATAAAAAAATCCCGAAAGCCTCTTCAAAACGGAAGTAA
- a CDS encoding response regulator transcription factor, translated as MNSGAKILVIDDEKSIRRLLDVSLSTDGYSIYLAKTGKDGLLQFDSVRPDIVILDLGLPDMDGIDVLGKIRERSKTPVIILTVKGSDSDKVQLLDAGADDYLTKPFSAKELSVRVRVALRHSLNLKKEPVFESGPLKIDLGTRSVWINGELLKLTATEYDLLKILAHNEGRIVTQKHLLKEVWGNNAVNQSHYLRIYFGQLRKKLDKYSLSNIIITEPGVGYRLSIE; from the coding sequence ATGAATAGCGGAGCTAAGATACTTGTAATCGATGATGAGAAATCGATCCGCAGGCTTCTGGATGTTAGCCTTTCAACCGACGGGTACTCTATCTATCTTGCAAAGACAGGGAAAGACGGTCTTTTACAGTTCGATTCCGTCAGACCGGATATCGTTATTTTAGACCTGGGCCTTCCGGATATGGACGGGATCGATGTTCTTGGCAAAATAAGGGAAAGATCGAAAACGCCTGTGATAATACTTACCGTCAAAGGTTCCGATTCCGATAAAGTGCAGCTTCTTGACGCCGGAGCAGATGACTATCTGACAAAGCCCTTTAGCGCTAAGGAACTTTCCGTCAGGGTGAGGGTCGCGCTCCGGCACAGCCTTAACCTTAAAAAAGAGCCGGTATTTGAAAGCGGCCCCTTAAAGATCGATCTCGGCACACGCAGTGTTTGGATAAACGGAGAACTGCTTAAGCTTACCGCAACAGAATATGACCTTTTAAAAATACTTGCGCATAATGAAGGGCGTATCGTCACTCAAAAACATCTCCTTAAAGAGGTATGGGGGAATAATGCTGTTAACCAGTCTCATTATTTAAGGATCTATTTTGGGCAGCTCAGAAAGAAGCTGGATAAATATTCTTTATCAAATATTATCATTACCGAACCAGGGGTCGGATATAGATTAAGTATTGAATAA